A part of Crassostrea angulata isolate pt1a10 chromosome 5, ASM2561291v2, whole genome shotgun sequence genomic DNA contains:
- the LOC128184079 gene encoding uncharacterized protein LOC128184079 isoform X2, which produces MAALANVLNRPVRSVYALYGGQTVRKELNRTFFPFSSEKQQDQGTVYILWTNLLGDSIPENQWKPNHFVVLLPLQEPVKHSYEVLNNDAGLEDVTSFFVTFENSLGPNDMDFEESGSESIDISTLISNLDEDLSTEMSPTFPSFERKEKRTSLESGEPVQSDGQSYGSMKSDVPL; this is translated from the exons ATGGCAGCTCTTGCCAACGTTTTAAACAGACCAGTAAGATCTGTTTATGCTTTGTATGGAGGGCAAACTGTTAGGAAAGAATTAAATAGAACATTTTTCCCTTTTTCAAGTGAAAAGCAACAGGATCAGGGAACTGTCTACATATTGTGGACAAATTTGTTAGGTGATTCAATACCGGAAAACCAGTGGAAACCAAACCATTTCGTAGTGTTGCTTCCACTTCAAGAGCCAGTGAAGCACAGTTATGAGGTTTTGAACAATGACGCTGGATTGGAAGATGTCACTTCTTTTTTTGTGACTTTTGAAAACAGCTTG GGGCCTAACGACATGGATTTTGAGGAATCCGGTTCAGAGAGTATTGATATTTCGACTCTAATATCAAACTTG GATGAAGATCTATCAACAGAGATGTCGCCTACTTTCCCTTCATTTGAAAGGAAAGAAAAgag AACATCTTTAGAGAGTGGTGAGCCAGTACAGAGTGATGGGCAGAGTTATGGGTCAATGAAGAGTGATGTGCCATTGTAG
- the LOC128184079 gene encoding uncharacterized protein LOC128184079 isoform X1: protein MAALANVLNRPVRSVYALYGGQTVRKELNRTFFPFSSEKQQDQGTVYILWTNLLGDSIPENQWKPNHFVVLLPLQEPVKHSYEVLNNDAGLEDVTSFFVTFENSLGPNDMDFEESGSESIDISTLISNLDEDLSTEMSPTFPSFERKEKSRTSLESGEPVQSDGQSYGSMKSDVPL from the exons ATGGCAGCTCTTGCCAACGTTTTAAACAGACCAGTAAGATCTGTTTATGCTTTGTATGGAGGGCAAACTGTTAGGAAAGAATTAAATAGAACATTTTTCCCTTTTTCAAGTGAAAAGCAACAGGATCAGGGAACTGTCTACATATTGTGGACAAATTTGTTAGGTGATTCAATACCGGAAAACCAGTGGAAACCAAACCATTTCGTAGTGTTGCTTCCACTTCAAGAGCCAGTGAAGCACAGTTATGAGGTTTTGAACAATGACGCTGGATTGGAAGATGTCACTTCTTTTTTTGTGACTTTTGAAAACAGCTTG GGGCCTAACGACATGGATTTTGAGGAATCCGGTTCAGAGAGTATTGATATTTCGACTCTAATATCAAACTTG GATGAAGATCTATCAACAGAGATGTCGCCTACTTTCCCTTCATTTGAAAGGAAAGAAAAgag CAGAACATCTTTAGAGAGTGGTGAGCCAGTACAGAGTGATGGGCAGAGTTATGGGTCAATGAAGAGTGATGTGCCATTGTAG